A window of Glycine soja cultivar W05 chromosome 2, ASM419377v2, whole genome shotgun sequence genomic DNA:
GAATGCAACTCGAATCATGGGAATTCTGGAGGAGTCTGGAGCTGTTATTGATGCAAACAGTTACAATGTTTTGATTAATGCTTATTGCAAATCAGGGGAGATAGAGGAAGCCTTGCGGGTTTTAGATCACACGAGTGTTGCTCCAAATGCTGCTACATATGATGCAGTTTTGTGTAGTTTGTGTGATAGAGGGAAATTGAAGCAAGCCATGCAAGTACTTGACAGGCAGCTGCAAAGCAAGTGTTACCCAGATGTAGTTACATGCACTGTATTGATTGATGCAACTTGTAAAGAAAGTGGAGTTGGTCAGGCAATGAAGCTGTTCAATGAGATGAGGGGAAAAGGATGCAAACCTGATGTGGTTACATATAATGTTCTTATAAAAGGGTTTTGCAAAGAAGGTAGGTTGGATGaagcaattatatttttaaagaaattgccatcCTATGGTTGTCAGTCTGATGTGATTTCTCACAATATGATCTTGCGTAGCTTGTGTAGTGGTGGCAGATGGATGGATGCTATGAAACTATTGGCTACCATGCTTCGTAAGGGGTGTTTCCCGAGTGTTGTTACTTTCAATATCTTGATCAATTTCTTGTGCCAGAAAGGCTTACTAGGTAAAGCCCTTAATGTCTTGGAGATGATGCCAAAGCATGGTCATACTCCTAATTCCAGAAGTTTCAATCCATTGATTCAAGGGTTTTGTAACAGAAAAGGTATTGATAGAGCAATTGAGCACTTGGAAATAATGGTATCTAGGGGTTGTTACCCAGATATAGTGACCTATAATATTTTGCTAACTGCATTATGCAAAGATGGGAAGGTGGATGATGCAGTTGTGATACTGAGCCAGCTAAGTTCCAAGGGTTGCTCTCCTTCTCTAATTAGTTATAATACAGTGATTGATGGGCTTTTGAAGGTTGGAAAAACAGAGTGTGCTGTTGAACTTTTTGAAGAGATGTGCAGAAAAGGTCTTGAAGCAGATATAATTACttacaatataataattaatgggCTTTTAAAGGTGGGAAAAGCCGAACTGGCTGTAGAGCTCTTGGAAGAGATGTGTTATAAGGGTCTTAAGCCTGATCTAATTACTTGCACTTCAGTAGTGGGGGGCCTAAGTCGTGAAGGAAAGGTTCATGAAGCAATCAAATTTTTCCATTACTTGAAAGGGTTTGGTATTAAACCCAATGCATTCATTTATAACTCAATAATGATGGGACTATGTAAAGCTCAGCAAACCAGTCTTGCCATAGATTTTCTGGTTGATATGGTGGCAAACGGATGTAAACCTACTGAGGCTTCCTATACTACTC
This region includes:
- the LOC114395729 gene encoding pentatricopeptide repeat-containing protein At1g09900-like, producing MACKSHVFGLSGGVIDFRKPKGTWSRKHLGNCVFAVSKYENSGLKGNLQHSERFSKGALNGVNTSLNFEESEIHHLCRLIRNGELEEGSRFLEYMTNKGKIPDVVACTALIREFCKIGRTKNATRIMGILEESGAVIDANSYNVLINAYCKSGEIEEALRVLDHTSVAPNAATYDAVLCSLCDRGKLKQAMQVLDRQLQSKCYPDVVTCTVLIDATCKESGVGQAMKLFNEMRGKGCKPDVVTYNVLIKGFCKEGRLDEAIIFLKKLPSYGCQSDVISHNMILRSLCSGGRWMDAMKLLATMLRKGCFPSVVTFNILINFLCQKGLLGKALNVLEMMPKHGHTPNSRSFNPLIQGFCNRKGIDRAIEHLEIMVSRGCYPDIVTYNILLTALCKDGKVDDAVVILSQLSSKGCSPSLISYNTVIDGLLKVGKTECAVELFEEMCRKGLEADIITYNIIINGLLKVGKAELAVELLEEMCYKGLKPDLITCTSVVGGLSREGKVHEAIKFFHYLKGFGIKPNAFIYNSIMMGLCKAQQTSLAIDFLVDMVANGCKPTEASYTTLIKGITYEGLAEEASKLSNELYSRGLVKKSLIVKVSQDVE